One genomic window of Pieris rapae chromosome 15, ilPieRapa1.1, whole genome shotgun sequence includes the following:
- the LOC110992790 gene encoding uncharacterized protein LOC110992790, protein MFNHTSSSIKRTSYETRNSKPRLKNRGGMWGGGAQCVHASLPRGAHTRPAPTLSGSIANRRPPRPTPPSPTLISQIDSSVACLWLLTPLSAGTAVVAVLVAVTTNNWLHTEENMLNTSFNGTGRHELVAKHTVSGLWRICHTDPGKTIYRCLDIPYFPLSQYVPDPLDSTNAIPYVVTRSAAPLLLAVFTQAVGALCCVLGHCVKGRRLYTFIAGVLFIISGLIMLTGIVMYISVFKSQLGHKLRYMTYFDTPRMSYSYGYSFGLYIGGFVAAELAGTSAIFLFLQWYQKDWITEIAEKAKADCRAWDREYAFTEFRERDTTLLERRMMKRDTYPPTGSSAATPRERRRFVYDGDDVPHCSIHKNRRINLSSASLKDLSSSTLYGFPAAPRPTACDNYFEEFKEVPQSANTLSGLRSASIFQSQASVASGRFLDSTAVEPPPSREEELVTFGAARATGEEKPPRHDRAVGTDPYRRTTPV, encoded by the exons TAAAGAACCGGGGAGGAATGTGGGGGGGCGGCGCGCAATGCGTCCACGCTTCGCTTCCTCGCGGTGCTCACACGCGCCCTGCGCCCACGCTCAGTGGCTCTATAGCCAATCGCCGCCCGCCCAG ACCCACACCACCATCACCGACTCTGATATCTCAGATTGATTCATCGGTAGCGTGTCTTTGGCTGCTTACTCCCCTGTCAGCCGGTACAGCAGTGGTTGCCGTACTGGTGGCAGTCACTACCAACAACTGGCTACACACAGAGGAGAACATGCTTAATACATCCTTCAATGGAACAGGAAGACATGAATTAGTTGCAAAACACACAGTATCTGGATTATGGAGGATATGTCATACTGATC ctggaaaaacaatatataggtGTTTGGATATACCATATTTTCCGCTGTCACAATACGTTCCAGATCCATTGGATTCTACAAATGCTATACCCT ATGTGGTAACAAGATCTGCTGCTCCATTGCTGCTTGCGGTCTTTACACAGGCTGTTGGTGCCTTGTGCTGCGTACTTGGACACTGTGTGAAAGGTCGAAGACTTTACACGTTTATTGCTGGagtgctttttattatttctg GTCTAATTATGCTGACTGGAATCGTCATGTACATATCGGTATTTAAGTCTCAACTAGGTCATAAGCTACGATATATGACCTACTTTGATACACCACGGATGTCCTATAGTTATGGCTACTCCTTTGGATTGTATATAGGTGGATTTGTCGCTGCTGAATTAGCAGGCACATCAGCTATATTCCTTTTTCTTCAGTGGTATCAGAAAGACTGGATAACAGAGATAGCAGAAAAGGCCAAAGCCGACTGCCGGGCTTGGGATAGGGAATATGCATTTACAGAATTCAGAGAAAGAGACACAACTCTATTAGAAAGGCGaatgatgaaaagagacaccTACCCACCGACAGGCTCATCTGCAGCTACACCCCGAGAGCGTCGACGCTTTGTTTATGATGGCGATGATGTGCCGCATTGTTCTATTCACAAGAATAGAAGAATCAATCTCAGTTCGGCATCACTTAAGGATTTATCTTCCTCTACGCTATATGGATTTCCAGCCGCTCCACGCCCAACAGCTTGTGACAACTACTTTGAGGAATTCAAGGAAGTGCCACAGAGTGCAAACACGTTGAGCGGTTTAAGAAGTGCTTCTATTTTTCAATCGCAAGCGTCTGTCGCTAGTGGAAGGTTCCTAGACTCTACTGCAGTGGAGCCCCCACCATCTCGAGAAGAAGAATTGGTGACATTTGGAGCTGCAAGGGCGACTGGTGAGGAGAAGCCGCCTCGGCACGACAGAGCTGTTGGTACTGACCCTTACCGCAGAACAACGCCTGTCTGA